A window of Branchiostoma floridae strain S238N-H82 chromosome 9, Bfl_VNyyK, whole genome shotgun sequence genomic DNA:
GTCGATGCAGACCTTCCCCGAGTACAGCAGGTGGAAGTCGATGACCTCCAGGTTCCTGAGGATCTCCACAGCACCTGTAAAACATGGCATCAACTGTAGACACAGACCTTCTTGACAAGATCCAATTCTCGAAGAACACATTGGGAATTAATGTGGAATACGTTAGACCAAATCATACTATGACCACActaattatatttcaatccatacatagATTGcaacatattgttttttgttgcgtctcttcttcttctccttctcctgccaaatcttcaagtGGATctaactttttcatttttgggccaaatgagccaAAATTTGGCAGGGAGgcaggcatttttttttcatcccagTCACCCAGACCTAATCTTATATAAAAATAAGTCCCTCTTGCAGACATCTATGAAACGCAGCTGTCACTCACCNNNNNNNNNNNNNNNNNNNNNNNNNNNNNNNNNNNNNNNNNNNNNNNNNNNNNNNNNNNNNNNNNNNNNNNNNNNNNNNNNNNNNNNNNNNNNNNNNNNNTGGTCCTTCCCACATCGTCCCAGATCCTTGCCAGGTTCGGCCAGGCCAACACTGATCCCTCATCACGATCTTCCAGCGCTGGTGGACGTCGTTGATGAACGTCTCAAGATGTTGGAAAAGGTCGCTGAAGGACATCTCCGTGGACATACAGGACGCATCTAGGATTGGAACAACTCTTACTTCAGTCTTTTGTCAGGAGTAAGACTGTACAGACTTTATCTTAAGGATGTACTTCATCTTAAGGTGTACTGCctttcatttgaatgacattgcCAGTCTCGTTCTGGCGGTTCTAGAACACACTTCTCCGAACAGGTATAGATCGCCCGCTCCAGCAACAGAGTAAACAACAACTCGACATGCTCTAGCCCAAAAGAAGGGCTGCCAGAATGCGACAGTTGTACAAAGTAAACAAATTCAAGTAACTGCGAATACACACTCCTAGAGACACAGTACAATACAAGACATAAGATACAATACATTACAAGTTTCCTCCACCCATACTTACAGTAGAGCAGAGCCGGCACCCAGAGGTACTTGACCTTGGCCTGCAGCATGGTGTTGACGGTGGCCAGGCCCTCCTCGATGGCGATGGCCTCCCACGAGCGGCAGGACCGCAGCCCGAACCCGTCACGGTTAGAGTACCAGGGCTGGAACCCATCGTTCAACATGCGGAACTGAAGCAGCGTGGTTAAGGAAGGCTTTGTGCTGTCACAACTTTAGTGTCACAAGCTTCTAGCCAGGCATGTGTCATGGCATCATCTGGACgcatttttcttaaaataacaagaaattggacacactaGATGCCCTTACTCTGGAGaacagatcctctgacaagcatgaaattctgattggccagggaTACCACTTGTCTtttactgtgacctctctgacagtaattttgcctcttgggataccttagaatgtaccatttgaacttaaaattcttgaaaactctgCAGGGTGGTTTTACGTTTGGGGTGAACTGGCAACGCAAAAACCGAAATCATAAAAACGcagtgaaaatttctgcatttacagtattcattaTTTGACACTGTTCCAGACCAGTCTACTTCACCAGCGGGGGTGACAGAAGGATACGAAGTGCGTGCCGACCTCATGGTCCACGAGACACTTGATGCCGTGCTGTCTGAGGTACATGTTCTCCGCTGTGTTCTGCAGCCAGAGGGAGTAACGTCTCAGCTCGGGACGGTTGTACTTCTGGGCAGGACCTCGCCACTGCATCCGACCACTGCACAGGAAATTCAGACACATACTTTTTAGATAAAAGAAGAACTTACCTGAATTGCAGAGACCAGGGTCCCTGCAGTCAGGAGCAAGTAGGCAGGTAGCCCTTAATAGCTCTTCTTCCTACCTTTTCCTTAATATGCTTgtcaatacagtagaagctgcttaattgcacccatttgccagtgcattttgtgcaattatccaaatggtgcaacaaagcgaagttattaagctggactgcaccaccatgggattttgtgcaattatcagaagtgtgcgattaacTGGTTTCTATTGTACTGCATTTAAATTTATTGATTGTTGTCTGATTTTTTAAGGGATGGGTCAAGCAAATTATctgagggacgggtcctggagataGCCCTAGTAAGGCCTACctcaaaatgaaaaatttaagtttatgccaatagataTGTACAATAAGACATGCTGTTGAATGATTTTTTGGTCTGTttcgtgtttttgttgtcttttatatcatacattttgttccccaaaactgcctGGCCGAGCCCCTTTGCGGAAATGTGACATAAGCCTTAGTTTAAAGTTCAGATGGTGAGTCCTACCTGCAGTTGAGATCCCCACTCCACAGTATCTTCAGCATCCCGTCCACTCCATGCTCCACCAGGTACTGGCTCACCATGTGCGTCGCCTCTGTCTGGTCGATCAGCGGCCCAAACGCCGCCTCCACCAGCCTGTCCTCATCGCCAAACTTTTCTCGGACGGTTTCCAGGATTTTCTTTGCCTCCGGGAAGTGGTCAAACTTGATCTGCGCCACTTTTGTCCTCATGGCGCCCTGCACGCGCTCCTCCGAACCGCGCAGGTTGAACCTGAGGACCAGGGAGGGAGAACATTATTTATGTCATGGTGACGGTGACCGTGGCAGTTTTGACTCACTGGGCTGTAATAATGTTTGATATGGGTGTTCCGGAACCGGTGataattttctttatgtcatacctgtgacgcgaaaacgtttgatacgggtgttttggaccgggccataacttccgtatcgcacaggttcaaaAGGTGTATCACACGCCACACGGGCTCCATTGGAATAAAttgaactgtttcgagcgggccaaGTGTGGCGCCAttgaaagttcgaatacctgatttgg
This region includes:
- the LOC118422304 gene encoding uncharacterized protein KIAA0895-like, with protein sequence MRPVGNRDTAGVTEVRTLETVPIRSRPLLAPINTEEQKQRFLHHGHLPKFNLRGSEERVQGAMRTKVAQIKFDHFPEAKKILETVREKFGDEDRLVEAAFGPLIDQTEATHMVSQYLVEHGVDGMLKILWSGDLNCSGRMQWRGPAQKYNRPELRRYSLWLQNTAENMYLRQHGIKCLVDHEVGTHFFRMLNDGFQPWYSNRDGFGLRSCRSWEAIAIEEGLATVNTMLQAKVKYLWVPALLYYASCMSTEMSFSDLFQHLETFINDVHQRWKIVMRDQCWPGRTWQGSGTIIGSCQEGLCLQLMPCFTGAVEILRNLEVIDFHLLYSGKVCIDELPRIRRLARRDCIKLPHFLLDQEAYRKKLRQMAAVNNIASPHRRNETKKASAVSKQRAGNMSRKFSLSVPNLKNVPEPPKKILLNRRKAAPNVLTYSRKYQYVSG